TAAATACAATCACTAAAAGTTACAACAGATTTGTAGGCATTAGTTGGGTGCTTTCCATGGATCCAATCAGTCCCCATAGTTGTATACAGATTACTTCCATCCAAACAAAAACCACTGAGCcccgagaaaaaaacaaaaaagatgaaaaacttgtaaaaacaacagcagcagcagcgaagggaattcttttattctctggGCGTGAGTGCTCGGCGTCGGGACTAATCGATAACTCCACCGCCGGTGCTACTATATAAAGCAGCAGCTGTGCTgcatagaaaaagaaagacaccCATGTAGAAGAGCGGGTCttaaaagataaagaataagaaactATCTCCTGCCTATTTGACTGGCTTTTTCTAAAGGATcccaaaagaagagaaatgaataaaagacgAATGCCAAGGATTTCGCTCTCCTACCCTAACCCATTGTTCTGTTTTGTCATCCCGTGTTATTTTCAGTTCAAGAGTGTAGTAGGAAGGAAAAGAGACGTCGGATGTGTCAGTGAGCGCGTGCTCAGTATACCGCCGGGCGTGATAACCCGATCAATTAGTACCAGCAGTCCTCCCGACagtataaaagaaatttgagtGCAGTCAAAGAGATTGCTCCAGAGGTTGGACACAATTTGTCTTTCTCCACATTGGCCCATACTTAGTGGCTAGATGTAATAATCATGGgcattcttttaaaaaagaagaaggaccaaaaataataaagataaaAGTAGCTATAGGCGcattgtttcttctctttatgAATTTTCTTACTTCTACGTCTGGGATTGGCCAACAGAGCGTGACTGGCGTGTAGACATTCCCTTCGCTCTGCAACCGAGCGGGCGTGATGTGAATGCAGATCGTTCCACATAACAGACTCTATAGGCTACCCCCCTCTCACACAACCTAAttgaaaacaaaggaaaataaaattgagagAGGATCACTGATGGAATCTGAACAGACCGAAAAAACAttccaaataacaaaaaatattctcGTTTTAAGGGCGTGTGTCTCCATCGACTCCCGCGAccatgttattattattacggtTCTATGACGATTAAATGAAAGCACACTTATATAGTTTGAATTTTGTAGAGCTGGAGGAGGGAGagacacaacaaaacaaaaaaattagattttgaaattgcaagaaaaaacaaaaatgaactttCAGCATTTGTGGATTCTTTtggaatcaaaatcaattgtcAAGcaaaaatccccccccccttcaaaaTGTTTGCCCtttgacatttttctgttctcacctttttttttctctttctctgtggCGTTTCACTTCCTCGTTGAGCCCCAAaacacaaaaggaaatgaagaaaatcaacaaaacgaaatgaaCATACACAAAAGAATGGAGCTAGGGTAACTACCTTAAACCGTGTTTGTTGAGCAACAGaccaaaagaagagaaattccTTTAAAGTGCATTAAGGGAAAGCCCAAAAGagtaaagaaatgaaagaaacaataacaaggCGGAACTGATCAACACACATAAAGGGGGAAGGTTTTTAAAGTTCTAAAGACCCCGCCCCACCGATCCTTATTTAGTCGAATAAGGGAGGAGGAATGACAAGGTGAATGTTTCTCATTAACAAAGCcctaaatgttttgtttgtttttttgctgtttcTTTTATACAATAGTACACAAGACAATCAAGAAATTGTTATATGCAGGAGAAGAAGGTGTGAGTTGGGTCTTAACGTGTcagtgaagaaaaacaactatcaactaaattgaaaaattttgctttttctcttttgtttgtttgtttcttttttgtttttgttttttttcgtttaactGCGAACAAGGTGTCAGACTATTGCAAGTTAATCAACGAGGAAGACGGGCACATGGGTGATACGCGTGTCGGTGTGTGAAACGCAGGACGagactacacacacaaaatgggGGGAGGAGAGAAAGGTCAGGAATGCCCAACTTTAACACTGAGAGTGCCAGACAAgatgattgtgtgtgtgagagacaCAACAGCTGCCAAATAGAAAGGATATAGTAACACTAGATACTATATCTCTACGACAGACAAGACAGGAGAAAAGTATAGGAGCAataagaggaggaggaggatgtaCATCATCAATGATGTTGTCGGCTGCTAATAGGTTAGGAGGTGGATGGGCCAATAAGAAGACAACAACTGGCACTACGAGAATGATTCATCCTCGACTGGCAtcaaacacacaagacacTCCCagatgcacacacacacacacacacgcgcgccatattttttttttgaaattttggtaCTTGAAAGGCTGAGACAGAAAGAGGAGAGTGCACAAGACGAATTGAAAACCAATTGatggatttttaaatttccggaaataaacaaaaacaaaataaatttttaaattgtctgTGTGGTGTGTGGGAATTTGGTTATATAAGGATTAGCGATCAAATGTAACAATTATGTGTGTGACGACCAtatggatgatgatgaaatcccACTCTCTAcagtgtgtgtttttatatatTGGGCATATTCAATCGACCGTCTCGACGTAGTTGGCCGGGTAGAGACCCACTCGACCATCTTTGCGACCTTTGCACCATCCTTGTTCGTCTTCGTCCTCCAATTTCTCGAAAACGTCACCTAAAAGGAGATAAGCAATCGAAAGTTGAAACCCTCTGCGCCGCAGGGAATCCGTAGAAAAGCccaaaaacgaaagaaatcggtcggaaaaaaagtagaaacaaaacaacaaaccctTTTTGAAGCTCAATTCGTCAAATTCAGCGCCTTCGTAGTCGTAGAGAGCCTTGACGGGGACGCCCGGCTCACCGTTATCGACCAGGGCTTCGTTTGGATATTCGTcccattcttcttcctcgaaCGGGTTGCCTTCCGGTCGGCTCGTCGTCCCGTTGCTGACGTTGGCACTTCCTCCACTTGCACTTCTGTTGTTCTTATCAGCGTTGCCGCCGCCGTTGCCCCCACCAGTGCCGGGACTTTTGCCGCCCGAGCTGCTGCCGCTACTCAACGTAGTTGATGCCACCGCCCCGATCGAACGACTCTCGGCATTCTTCGTGCTCCCTTTACGTCCTTTATCCAAACCCGTTTGCGTCGATCCGGGCTCCTACAATGCCCCCAACGgcaaaacggaaaagaaaaaaaaaaagaaaattgcaatTCACTACATTTCTCAGACACAACAAACGGTGGGgggacaaaggaaaaaaagaagatttttcgcTACTTGGTTCACGTGAGTCAAGTCCCAGACgagtcaaacaaaaagagagggaaaactaagctacaacaacaacaacagccaagaaaagagaataaaatcatcccaaacaaaaaaggcaaacaCGAGtctatcaaagaaaagaataaaacagatcGGTCACAAACGCTAAATTGAAATGCAGctaggagaaaaaataagaaaggcgTGTGAAAAATCGtgatcaatcaaaaaaaaaggagggggtgAGCGAGCGGCCCAGATAAGTCGAGAGCCAAAGGAATAATCCAAGGACGACCAACCaccacattttttaaacgacGGGAAAATACCAGGACAAACCCAACAACGATCTAATAATGTAATAGAACTAAAAAGTATAGATTCCCGCAACCGCGTGTTAATataggaagagaaaagaagggtGGGGTCTAATTTAATACTGCcgtatggtttttttttatttgataaaaaagGGGCTGGTCAGTTGTGtctattgatttgattttcgtttgtttttttaaggtttcgtgatcaagagaaaatgttggagTGAGGTGACCCTAATCAGGTTCAGGGGGGGAGGTTTGatcaagtttgtttttcgtaTGGGGTAGTGGAAATTACGGGGAGGTCGTCGGTGACGATACGCTGATTGATGAGAGTGATGGCGCCTTCGGGTAGCTGCGCTTTGCCTTTTCCTTTCACGCCGCCAATGTCGCGGAATTCTTCAGAATAATCCTGCGGGAgttgcgtgtgtgttttggtttttttgtgtggagGGTTGTGTTGTTGGATGTTGTTGTGTCACATACCGACGATGACGTCATGGCGTACACGCAATCATAAAAGGCCAAACATCACCAGTtaatcaaaaaaacaacaacgaaatagagaaaaaacagaCGAGTCTCGCAAAACATTCTGCACGGtagactcttttttcttaccaaaTCAATGCAATCACTTATCTAATCAATCTCTCGTTAATATTTGgcaaaaaagtaagaaaaatcaaaatacgtAATCATGTCTAAAAAAGttgtagaaaaacaaaacaaaatacgaCTTTTTGATGTCGCATGCATTCGTGCGTCGACCACAAAACACACAGGCTGGGTTTTTACTTATTacttttgttcttgttttacTGTCCaagcagaaaaaggaaagagcgGGTACCTCAAATTGCGGCCAGTTCATGCCCATGTTGACTCCGTGATTAAACGACCACCACTTGAGGTCCTTGTCGTGGTCGGCGTTGTTGACTGTGTGGTACAACTCTTCGTAAATTTGTGGCAacctaaacaacaacaacatgtgTCGTCCATTAACTACCTTCGAAAAACATCAAACCGGCGACACACActacacaaaaatataaataaaataagaaaaaatgaagccGAGGGCGTTGTTTGTATCAAATTGCCCTGGTGAAACAAGATGAGACCCCAGGATCGATAGCGATCGATCATCGACAATTGAATTGAGCCCAATGTCGCCCGCCACCCCCAAACATTGACCGTCCATTGGGATTTCTCGGGTAATGGTAATAATAAAGAAGACAGCCCAAACAAGACATGTCAAACTCACGTTGGATCCTGACTGATATTCAATCCTTTGTGGATATTGAAGAGAACTTCTTTGAAGAAAGTGAGTCGTTGGGCCTCCATTTGCTGGCACTTGTCAAACACTTCTTGCATGTCCTCCATGTACTTGGGGTTGTATGAATTTATCTCCTGCAAGGCGGCCTCGTACTTCTCCTTGGTTCGTTGCACCTCCTCTTTGGCTCGTTGAACGCGCTCCTGCAGTTTGCGGACCTGAGAGGAATGTTGACAACGTGAAAGAGAGTCACAAACACACCACGATGACAAAAAACACGCcgacaataaaataaacaagccacacgcttcttcttcttcttcagccagaaaacgtacaaaaaaataaaaagagatctCCCCCCCTCTCTGCTGACGCCTCTCcttctatgtgtgtgtgtgttggagcACACAAGCAAGCAATTTCCCGAGACCCCCTCCGGCAATTGGATCACCGTTCCCATAGCCCATTCGATACATCCGGCCatataagaagaaagagacTCTTCCTGCCTCCTCTCTGGGAAACTGACATTTTTCGTTCTCTTTTGCCGGtgtaatagaagaaaaagtgtgCGGGAGCATAATAGATAGATGTTGAGATATATATAACGATAGATTCCCAATTGCGGTCACGAACTGCCCAATCCACTCTCTGTCCTTAATGcgagaaatcaaatcaagtcAACTAACCTGTTCAGGCGAAACGGCGTTGTCTCCGGTAGCGTTCCTCTCCTGATTGGAGGCTGATCGCTCAGCTTTGCAAGCGTTATGGTAGTCCAATTTGGCCTTGTCGACTTTGTTCAGGATCTTGACCCAAGGTTTTTGGGCTTTCTTGAAACAGtcgtccatttctttcttctctttcagcACCATCATCGACTAGTTGGTGGtggtaaaaaatttaaggggcgagaaagaaaaagaggagacgGTCGTCACGCTTCATTGTCACCAGCAGACACCATTTGGTCGTCTAGTGTAGCGTAGAGACACTGTACCTTGTGGTAGGCGTCCTTTTGCCAGCTTTTGATCTGAGTGGGGACATCCTCCGACAGATGGTCCTTGATTTTAG
The window above is part of the Daphnia pulex isolate KAP4 chromosome 3, ASM2113471v1 genome. Proteins encoded here:
- the LOC124191280 gene encoding protein kinase C and casein kinase substrate in neurons protein 1-like isoform X2, which codes for MSHHSEENLLTASGGSFWEPGIYKRTTKRIEDGNRLCTDLVQLVMDRAEIEKNYAKNLKAWSKKWNELIEKGPEYGTTEAAWKGVLVESDRLSDLHTKIKDHLSEDVPTQIKSWQKDAYHKSMMVLKEKKEMDDCFKKAQKPWVKILNKVDKAKLDYHNACKAERSASNQERNATGDNAVSPEQVRKLQERVQRAKEEVQRTKEKYEAALQEINSYNPKYMEDMQEVFDKCQQMEAQRLTFFKEVLFNIHKGLNISQDPTLPQIYEELYHTVNNADHDKDLKWWSFNHGVNMGMNWPQFEDYSEEFRDIGGVKGKGKAQLPEGAITLINQRIVTDDLPEPGSTQTGLDKGRKGSTKNAESRSIGAVASTTLSSGSSSGGKSPGTGGGNGGGNADKNNRSASGGSANVSNGTTSRPEGNPFEEEEWDEYPNEALVDNGEPGVPVKALYDYEGAEFDELSFKKGDVFEKLEDEDEQGWCKGRKDGRVGLYPANYVETVD
- the LOC124191280 gene encoding protein kinase C and casein kinase substrate in neurons protein 1-like isoform X1; the encoded protein is MCCFGAWPEMSHHSEENLLTASGGSFWEPGIYKRTTKRIEDGNRLCTDLVQLVMDRAEIEKNYAKNLKAWSKKWNELIEKGPEYGTTEAAWKGVLVESDRLSDLHTKIKDHLSEDVPTQIKSWQKDAYHKSMMVLKEKKEMDDCFKKAQKPWVKILNKVDKAKLDYHNACKAERSASNQERNATGDNAVSPEQVRKLQERVQRAKEEVQRTKEKYEAALQEINSYNPKYMEDMQEVFDKCQQMEAQRLTFFKEVLFNIHKGLNISQDPTLPQIYEELYHTVNNADHDKDLKWWSFNHGVNMGMNWPQFEDYSEEFRDIGGVKGKGKAQLPEGAITLINQRIVTDDLPEPGSTQTGLDKGRKGSTKNAESRSIGAVASTTLSSGSSSGGKSPGTGGGNGGGNADKNNRSASGGSANVSNGTTSRPEGNPFEEEEWDEYPNEALVDNGEPGVPVKALYDYEGAEFDELSFKKGDVFEKLEDEDEQGWCKGRKDGRVGLYPANYVETVD